The genomic region ACCAACCATTTCTTCAGTAATAAAAATTGGTATATGTTGTTTACCATTATGTATTGAAATAGTTAATCCAACCATATTTGGAAAAATTGTTGATCGTCTGGACCATGTTTTTATTGGTTTTTTGTTATCATCTAAAACAGATTTTTCAACTTTTTTCAGTAAACTAATATCAATAAAAGGGCCTTTTTTGAGCGATCTAGGCATAAAACATCCTTAAACTATTTATTATAATTACGATGCCGTAAAATAAATCGTTCAGTACGTTTATTTTTACGAGT from Buchnera aphidicola (Sarucallis kahawaluokalani) harbors:
- the rpsS gene encoding 30S ribosomal protein S19 gives rise to the protein MPRSLKKGPFIDISLLKKVEKSVLDDNKKPIKTWSRRSTIFPNMVGLTISIHNGKQHIPIFITEEMVGHKLGEFALTRTYRGHISDKKIKKK